From Gammaproteobacteria bacterium:
CCGCCCCTGGTCGAGGACCAGGATCCGGTCCGCGTCGACGATGGTGGAGAGGCGATGGGCGATGACGAGCGTCGTGTGCGCCGCGGCGACCTCGTCGAGCGCCTTCTGGATGGCGCGCTCGGCACGGGTGTCGAGCGCCGAGGTGGCCTCGTCGAAGATCAGGATCGGCGAGTCCTTCAGGATCACCCGTGCGATCGCCACCCGCTGCTTCTCGCCCCCGGAGAGCTTCAGCCCCCGCTCGCCCACCACCGTCTCGTATCCCTGGGGCAGCGAGGCGATGAACTCGTGGATGTTGGCGAGCCGCGCCGCCTCCTCCACCGCCTCCCGGGGCGCCGTGGGGCGGGCGTAAGCGATGTTGTAGTAGATGGTGTCGTTGAACAGCACCGTGTCCTGGGGAACGATGCCGACGGCCGCCCGCAGGCTCGCCTGTCTGACGTCGCGGACGTCCTGGCCGTTCACCAGGATCCGCCCGCCGGTCACGTCGAAGAAACGGTAGAGGAGCCGTGCGAGCGTGGACTTCCCCGCCCCGCTCGGCCCGACCACCGCCACCTTGGTCCCGGGCCGGATCTCGAAGTCGACCCCGCGCAGGATGGGTCGGTCCGGCTGGTAGGCGAAGTCCACCCCCTCGAAGCGCACCCCGCCCGCGCCCACCACCAGGTCAGGGGCCCCGGGCCGGTCCCGGATCTCCGGTACCCGGCGCAAGAGCCGGACCAGCAGGTCCATGTCGGCGAGGGAATACTTGATCTGGCGGTAGACGATCCCGAGGTAGTTGAGGGGGATGAAGAGCTGGAGCAGGAAGGCGTTGACCAGCACCAGGTCGCCGAGGGTCATCGTGCCCGTCACCACGCCCTGCGCGGCGAGGACCATCAGCAGCGTCACGCCGACGGCGATGATGGCGGCCTGGCCGAAGTTGAGCGCCGACATCGAGGTCTGGCTCTGGACCGCCGCGCGCTCCCAGCCGGAGAGCGTGAGGTCGTAGCGGCGGACCTCGGCACCCTCGTTGCCGAAGTACTTGACCGTCTCGTAGTTGATCAGGCTGTCCACCGCCTCGGTGTTGGCCTCGGACTCGAGGCGGTTCATCTCGTGGCGGAAGTTCATCCGCCAGTCGGTGATGGCGAAGGTGAACCAGGCGTAGATGAGCACGGTGACCAGCGTGACCAGCGTGAAGACGAGGTCGTAGCGGGTCAGCAGGACCGCCGCCACGAGCCCGAGCTCCACCAGCGTCGGCAGCACGTTGAAGACCATGTAGTTGAGGAGCGTGCTGACGCTGCGGGTGCCCCGCTCCAGGTCCCGGAAGATGGCGCCGGTCTTGCGCTCCAGGTGAAAGCGCAGGGAGAGGTCCAGCAGGTGCGCGAGGACCCGGTTCGAGAGCCGGCGCATGGCGCGGTAGCGGACCTTGGCGAAGACCGCGTCGCGCAGCTCGTTGAAGAAGGCCGACGACATCTTGAGCGCGCCGTAGGCCGCGAGCAGGGCCACCGGCAGCACGAGTCCCGGGTGCCGGCCGGGGTCGAGGGCGTCGACGATGGCCTTCAGGACCAGCGGCACGCCGACGTTGGCGACCTTCGCGAGCAGCAGCGAGGCGAGCGCGAGCAGCACCCGGCCCCGGTACTCCCAGACATAGGGCAGCATCGCCCGCACGTTCCGGGTGTCGTCCCGGTCCTTGTGGGGTTCTTCGGTGTAGCCGGAGGAGCTGTAGCCGGTGGAGACCATGGTCCGCTCGCGTGCCAGCCCCGCATTATAGGGCCTCGAGGCCCTCGCCCCGCGGCCCTCGCCCGCATCCGTGTCGGCCGCAGCGGAATGGTATTCTTGGGCCCCGGGCGAGGAGCCGTGACGGAGGTTGGGCGATGCTGGATCTGCGCGACGTGGAACGCTTGCCGGTGAGCGCGTTCTCGGTGGTCATGGGCCTCGCGGGACTCGCCCTCGCCCTCGGGGCCCAGGCACAGGGCCTCGGGTTCGGCGCCGGCTGGGCGCTCCTCGTCACCGTCCCGACGAGCCTCCTCTTCCTCGTGCTGGCGACCCTCTACGGGGTCAAGGCCGCGCGCTACCCGGCGGCGGTCCGGGCCGAATGGGCCCACCCCGTCAAGCTGGCCTTCTTCCCCACCGTCGCCATCAGCCTGACGCTGCTCGCCGCGGCCTGGCTGCCCCACGCGCCGACGCTCGCGCGGGCACTGAGCGTCGCGGGCTCCGCCCTGCAGCTGGTGCTCACGCTCGCGGTGCTCTCGGCCTGGCTGTTCCGGGGCCGCTTCGAGCTCGGGCACGCCAACCCGGCCTGGTTCCTGCCCGTGGTCGGGAACATCCTGGTCGCGGTGCCGGGCGCCACGCTGCTGCCGGGCGAGGTGAGCTGGTTCTTCTTCGGGGTCGGGCTCCTCTTCTGGGTCCTGCTCTTCGCGGTGCTGCTCCACCGGGTGGTGTTCCTCCCGGCGCTGCCCGAGAAGCTGATGCCGACCTTCTTCATCTTCATCGCTCCGCCGGCGCTTGCCTTCCTGGCCTACGTCGGCCTCACCGGTGCCGTGGACCCCTTCGCCCGGGTGACCTACTACACGGCTCTCTTCCTGACCCTCCTCCTCCTCCTGCAGTCGCCGCGTTTCGCGCGCCTGCCCTTCGCCCTGTCCTGGTGGGCCTACTCCTTCCCCGTGGCGGCCGTGACGGTCGCCACCCGCGTGATGCACGCGCGCACCGGGCTCGCGTTCTTCGAAGTCCTCGCGTGGGGGCTGCTGGGGCTGCTCCTGTTCATCGTAGGTGTGCTGGTGACCCGCACGAGCGCGGTCGTCCGCCGCCACGGGCTCGCGCTCGACGAGGCCTGAGAGCGCATGCCTGCCGCCGAGCCGACGCCCGAGCTCCGCCCCTGGGATTCCCTGGCGAAGGACGAGCAGACGCGCCTGCGAATCGACTACGGCCACTACCTCGACTCCCTGCCGCCAACCTGTTCCCTCGAGGAGAAGAACGCCCGCTTCGCGGCATGGCTCGCCGAGCGCGGCGTGCTCTACGTGGGGCGGGGCTGACGGGGTGGCCACGCAGACCTCCTATCCCGAGCGCGAGCCGCTGCGGGCGCGGGTGCAGCGGGTGGGGCAGATCATCGGACGGGTGGTCCGGGAGCAGGCGGGGCCCCGGGTCTACGAAACGGTCGAGGCGCTGCGCCGGGGGTTCCTCGAGGCCCGTCAGGGCGGAGACGGCGAGCGGCGGCACGCGCTGGGGGAGCTCATCGCAGGGCTGGACCCCGAGACCCTGACGCAGGTCATCCGCGCCTTCTACCTCTTCTTCGGCGTCATCAACGTGCTCGAGGAGGGAGAGCGTTACGAGAGCCACCGGGAGGGCGCCTGGCCCGGCTCCTTCGAGGAGACGGTGGCGGAGCTGGCGGCCCGGGGGGTCGGCCGGGAGTCGATGCAGTCCCTGCTCGACCGGCTGAGCTACATGCCCGTCTTCACCGCACACCCGACCGAGTCCCGGCGCCGCACGGTGCAGGAGGCGCTGCGCCGGGTCGCGGACAC
This genomic window contains:
- a CDS encoding ABC transporter ATP-binding protein/permease; this translates as MVSTGYSSSGYTEEPHKDRDDTRNVRAMLPYVWEYRGRVLLALASLLLAKVANVGVPLVLKAIVDALDPGRHPGLVLPVALLAAYGALKMSSAFFNELRDAVFAKVRYRAMRRLSNRVLAHLLDLSLRFHLERKTGAIFRDLERGTRSVSTLLNYMVFNVLPTLVELGLVAAVLLTRYDLVFTLVTLVTVLIYAWFTFAITDWRMNFRHEMNRLESEANTEAVDSLINYETVKYFGNEGAEVRRYDLTLSGWERAAVQSQTSMSALNFGQAAIIAVGVTLLMVLAAQGVVTGTMTLGDLVLVNAFLLQLFIPLNYLGIVYRQIKYSLADMDLLVRLLRRVPEIRDRPGAPDLVVGAGGVRFEGVDFAYQPDRPILRGVDFEIRPGTKVAVVGPSGAGKSTLARLLYRFFDVTGGRILVNGQDVRDVRQASLRAAVGIVPQDTVLFNDTIYYNIAYARPTAPREAVEEAARLANIHEFIASLPQGYETVVGERGLKLSGGEKQRVAIARVILKDSPILIFDEATSALDTRAERAIQKALDEVAAAHTTLVIAHRLSTIVDADRILVLDQGRVVEQGGHHELLAADGLYARMWALQQAEEGQG
- a CDS encoding SLAC1 anion channel family protein, producing the protein MLDLRDVERLPVSAFSVVMGLAGLALALGAQAQGLGFGAGWALLVTVPTSLLFLVLATLYGVKAARYPAAVRAEWAHPVKLAFFPTVAISLTLLAAAWLPHAPTLARALSVAGSALQLVLTLAVLSAWLFRGRFELGHANPAWFLPVVGNILVAVPGATLLPGEVSWFFFGVGLLFWVLLFAVLLHRVVFLPALPEKLMPTFFIFIAPPALAFLAYVGLTGAVDPFARVTYYTALFLTLLLLLQSPRFARLPFALSWWAYSFPVAAVTVATRVMHARTGLAFFEVLAWGLLGLLLFIVGVLVTRTSAVVRRHGLALDEA